The genomic region GGCCTGGCCTTCGCGCTCGCGTTCCTGGGCGGTGGCCGCGCGAGCGTGCCGCGGCGCATGGCCGAGCACCTGGAGGAGTGGACCTTCACCGACAAGATCGGATCGATCGCCGCGCTCCTGGTCGTGCTGGCGATGGTGTCCTTCGCGATCCGGATCACGGTCGGCCTGTGGAGGGCCTCGCCGTCCAGGGATGCCGGTGCCGGCACTACGGACGCTGCTGGCTAGCCTGCTGATCCTGGCGGCGGGCCTTGCGACGCTCGCGGGCGCCACGGACGGATTCCGGGCCTTCACGGCGGAGGCCGCGCGTCGCCTCGAGGTGAGCGAGCACCCGCGCGCGCTGCCGGCGGCGTCGCTGGAGACCGCGGGCGGGCAGGCGATCGACCTCGCGAGCCTGCGCGGGCGCTGGCTGCTGGTGGAGTTCATCTTCACCCGGTGCACCACGTACTGCTCGGTGCAGGGCCGGGATCTCGCACGACTCCAGGATCGGCTGGCCCGCCCGATCGCAGACGGCCAGGTCGCGCTGCTGAGCATCAGCTTCGATCCGGCCCACGACGGCCCGCCGGAGCTGGCTGCCTATCTGCGCCACGCGGGAAGCCACGGCGCGGGATGGATCGCGGCACGCCCGGCCAGCGCCCCGGATCTCGAGACGCTGCTGCACGCCTTCGGGGTGACGGTGATTCCCGATGGGATCGGTGGCTACGTGCACAATGCGGCGATCTCGGTGGTCGATCCCCGGGGCCGACTGGTCGCGATCATGGACTGGGACGCACCGGCCGTGGCCGAGCAGTACGTCCTGCGCAGGCTGCCCCGATGATGGCGTCGCCGCACGCGAGGCCGCGCCTCGCGGTGGGCCTGTGGCTCGCGCTCGCGCTGCCGCCCGCCCGGCACGCCCTCGAAGCGACGATGACGCTCCACATGCTGGTCCAGATCCCCCTGCTCGCACTCGCCGGATGGTGGCTCGCCCCGTGCCTGCCGGCTCGCGCGAGGGAGAGCCTGGACGCGTGGAACCACCGCGGCATCAGCGGCCTCCTGCTCGCCTCGCTCGCCGCGATGGTCTGGATGCTGCCGCGGGCGATCGATGCGGCCCTGGAGGAACCGTGGGTCGCGATCGCGAAGTTCGTCGGCGTGCCCCTCCTGATCGGCCTGCCGCTGGCGCTGAGCTGGCCGCGGACCGGCTTCGTCGTACGGGGGGTCTTCCTGCTCGAGGTCGTCGCGACGGCGTTCCGGCTGAGCCGGCTCTACCTGCTCGCCCCGGCACGGCTGTGCAGCAACTACCTCGCGAGCGACCAGCAGCGGCTCGGGCAGACGCTGCTCGGGATCGGGGTGGCGACGAGTCTGTGGATCGCCTGGAGGCTCGTGTGGGGGCGCTCCGGGCTCGAAGCCGCGCGCACGGGCGCCGAGAGCGGTGGGCGTGCCGCGCAAGGCGATGCAGCGGCTCCGCCCGCCGGCGCGCGTGCGCGCCTGCACGGATCGGGTCAGGGTGCGTAGCGGAACTCGGGGCCGTCGAGGTCGATCGCCGGGATCGCCATCCGCTCGCTCCAGTAGTCCTGGGTGTGCTGCCACTCGGGCTTGTCGCCCCGGCGCGGAAGCTGGTCGAGGGCGCGCAGCAGGTAGCCGGGGTTGAAGTTGTTCGGGTCGATCCAGTCGAGGATCGGCATGTCCGCGTCCTCGGGCCGCAGACCGACCTCGACCTTGCGCAGGCCCTTCGCCTCCATGTGGTTCAGCAGCCGGCACACGAAGTCCGCGAGCAGGTCGACCCGCA from Deltaproteobacteria bacterium harbors:
- a CDS encoding SCO family protein codes for the protein MPALRTLLASLLILAAGLATLAGATDGFRAFTAEAARRLEVSEHPRALPAASLETAGGQAIDLASLRGRWLLVEFIFTRCTTYCSVQGRDLARLQDRLARPIADGQVALLSISFDPAHDGPPELAAYLRHAGSHGAGWIAARPASAPDLETLLHAFGVTVIPDGIGGYVHNAAISVVDPRGRLVAIMDWDAPAVAEQYVLRRLPR